The Streptomyces nigra genome includes the window GGTACGGCTGGGGCTGCTGCGTGTACGGGTTGGGCTGCTGGCCCGGGTAGCCGTACGGCGGCGTCGGCTGCTGGGGCTGCTGCGGTGCCTGCGGGTAGCCGTAGCCAGGCTGCTGCTGCGGCGGACCGGCCGGCGGGGTCGGCGGCTGCGGCGGCTGCTGCTGGCCGTGCTGGGGCTGGCCCGGCTGCTGGGGCGGCTGGCCCTGGGGCGGGCCGAAGCCGCCCGGGGGCTGGTTGGGCGGCGGGGGCGGCGGCTGGGTCATGGCGAGGGCACCTCGGGGAGGGGGACGGGAGCGCGGCGGGACACGGCGGAGGCGCGGGTGCCGGGCACCCGCGCCCAACTCACTTGCCGTAGGCGAGGATCAGCTTCTCCTTGGCGTCGTCCCGGCCGCTGAGGCGGGTGCTCGACAGGTAGAAGCGGCCGTCGACCCAGTCGTACGCCTTGGAGAAGAAGCCGTTCTCGATCCGCGCGGCGCCCGCCGGGTTCTGCAGGAGCTTCTCCGGGTCGTGGTCGCCGCCGGAGAGCGGGATCGCGACGACCTGGCCGCCCGCGTCGTACGACGGCGTCACGTACGCGACGAGCTTGCCGTCCTCGACCTTGACCGGGAGCATCGTCTCCTCGGCCGGGGACTTGGCGCGCCACTTCTCCTTGCCGCTGTCCAGGCTGATCGCGACGATCTCGTTGGCGGCGGCGATGGCCTTGGTCGGCATGTAGAGCGTGTCGTCGTCGGCGACCACACCGCCGCAGCCCTGCAGGGCGCGCTCGAGGATGGCCCAGCCGCACTCGGCGCCGATCTCCAGGTCGACGGAGACCTGCGAACGGCGCTTGCCGCTCGCGGAGTCGAACGTGGAGATGTTCCACGTCTTCTTGTCCTTGTTGGTGCTGTAGACGACCAGCGGGTCGACGGAGAAGACGCGGGCGACCCGCCATCCGCCGTCGATCTTGCGCGTCCACTTGGCCTTGCCCGTCGCCGGGTCGAGGACCTGGATCTCGTCGTGCTCGCCGGAGCCGCCGGCGTCGCAGGACGCCACGCCGATCAGCTTCTCGCCGCCCGCGAAGGCGTCGGGGAAGCACTTGTCGCCGTAACGCTGCTTGTCCCACATCTTCTTGCCGGTGCCGACGTCGTAGGCGGTGCCGGACTGCGAGCGGCCCACCATCAGCGTCTTGCCGGTGATGGACATCTCGACCTTGAGCGTGGTGTCGAACAGGCCGCCCTCGGCGACCGTGCCCTTCCAGCCCTTCGCACCGGAGTTCAGGTCGATCTGCTGGAGCTGGTTGCACTTGGCGCGGTCGCTGCTGCCGCTCATGTAGGCCACGACGACCTTGTCGTCGGACGACTTCTGCGCGGTGACCGAGCAGATCTTCTCCGGGAAGGAGATCGGGTCCCAGGCGGCCTTGCCGTCGGCGACGCGGTAGCCGAAGACCTGCTTGTAGGCCGCCTTCACGGCGGTCGTGTCGGTGATCCACATGCCGGGGGCGTCGGCGCCCGAGCCGGGGGCGTCGGGGGCGGCCTGGTACCAGAGCACCTTGGCCTCGCCGGCCTGCCGGCCGCCGTTGAGGTTGTCGGGGTCGGCGCCGCCCGCGCTGCCGCCGTCATCGCCGCCGTCGTCACCGCTCGGGGACGCGGAGCCCTTGGGGTCGTCGGTCTTCTGCGCGACCGGCTTCTTCGGGCCGTCGTCGCCGCTGGTCACCGCCCACACGGTGCCGCCGATCACCGCGAGCGCGGCGACGGCCGCGACGACGGCGAGGGCGGGCTTGCCCTTGAACGGGTTGCGGGAGCCGCCGGGCGGGGTGCCGGGCGCGCCCGGGAACTGCGGCTGGCCGGGCTGGCCGTAGCCCTGCGGCGGCTGGCCGTAGGGGCCGGGCTGCTGCGGGTAGCCGTACGGGCCCGGCTGCTGGGGCGGCTGGCCGTACGGGCCGCTCGCGTAGGGGCCGGGCTGCTGCTGCTGCGGCTGCGGAGGCTGCTGCGGGTAGCCGTACCCGGGCTGGGGCGGGCCGGCCGGCGGCTGCGGCGGGGTCTGCGGCGGCGGAGGCGTCTGGGGGGCGCCCTGCGGCGGGGGCGGGGTCTGCGGGGCACCGTCGGGCTGCGGCTGCTGCGGGGCACCGAAGCCGCCCTGCCGCGGATCCTGCGGTGCGCCGAAACCGCCCTGCGGCGGCTGGTTGGGCGGCTGGCTCATGAGTGGTCCCCCTCGGTGGGCCGGTGCGGTGCCGCGTCCTGTGCCGTCGCGATCTCGCCACACCGGCGTTTCTCAGACTGTCCTCAGCGGCCCTTTCTATCACCCGCCACCGACGGCGCACCGGTCCCCGCCCACCCCTGTACCCAAGGGAGGACCGGCCTGTGATGCCCCCGTTATGACCCTTCACGGGCTCTTCACGTGCGGGAGCCGACGGCTACGCGTCCTCGGCGAGTTCGAGCCAGCGCAGTTCCAGCTCGTCCCGCTGGGTGGCCAGATCGCGCAGTTCCGCGTCGAGTTCGGCCACCTTCGCGAAGTCCGTGGCGTTCTCGGCGATCTGCGCGTGCAGCTCGGTCTCGCGCTCGGACAGCTTGTCGAGCTGTCGCTCGATGCGCTGCAACTCCTTCTTGGCGGCCCGCTGATCGGCGGCGCTGCGCTCCGGTACGGCCTTCTCCACGGCCGGGACGGACGCGGCGGCGGCCGCCTGCGCCTCCATACGGTGGCGGCGCTCCAGGTACTCGTCGATGCCGCGCGGCAGCATCCGCAGGGTGGAGTCGCCGAGCAGGGCGAACACCCGGTCGGTGGTGCGTTCGACGAAGAACCGGTCGTGGGAGATGACGATCATCGAGCCGGGCCAGCCGTCGAGGAGGTCCTCCAGCTGGGTCAGGGTCTCGATGTCGAGGTCGTTGGTGGGCTCGTCGAGGAACAGGACGTTGGGCTCGTCCATCAGCAGACGCAGCAGCTGCAGCCGGCGGCGCTCACCGCCGGAGAGGTCCCCGACCGGCGTCCACTGCTTCTCCTTGCTGAAGCCGAACGTCTCGCAGAGCTGACCGGCCGTCATCTCGCGGCCCTTGCCGAGGTCGACGCGCTCACGGACCTGCTGCACGGCCTGCAACACCCGCCACTCGGGGTCGAGTTCGGCGACCTCCTGCGACAGATAGGCCAGCTTGACCGTCTTGCCGACGCGGATCCGCCCGGCCGCGGGCTGGGTCTCGCCCTCGCTGTAGGCGGCCTCGGCGAGCGCCCGCAGCAGGGAGGTCTTGCCGGCGCCGTTGACGCCGACCAGGCCGATGCGGTCGCCGGGGCCGAGCTGCCAGGTCACATGCTTCAGCAGCACCTTGGGCCCGGCCTGGACGGTCACGTCCTCAAGGTCGAAGACCGTCTTGCCGAGCCGGGAGGAGGCGAACTTCATCAGCTCGCTGCTGTCGCGCGGCGGCGGCACGTCCGCGATCAGCTCGTTGGCCGCCTCGACGCGGAAGCGGGGCTTGGACGTACGGGCGGGGGCGCCGCGGCGCAGCCAGGCGAGCTCCTTGCGGACCAGGTTCTGCCGCTTGACCTCCTCGGTCGCGGCGATGCGCTCCCGCTCGGCGCGCGCGAAGACGTAGTCGGAGTAGCCGCCCTCGTACTCGTGGACGACACCGCGCTGCACGTCCCACATGCGGGTGCAGACCTGGTCGAGGAACCACCGGTCGTGGGTGACGCAGACGAGCGCGGAGCGGCGGTTGCGCAGGTGCTCGGCGAGCCAGGCGATGCCCTCGACGTCGAGGTGGTTGGTGGGCTCGTCGAGGACGATCAGGTCCTGCTCCTCGATGAGCAGCTTGGCCAGCGCGATCCGGCGCCGCTCGCCGCCGGACAGCGGACCGATGACGGTGTCGAGCCCCTGCGGGAAGCCGGGCAGGTCGAGCCCGCCGAACAGGCCCGTCAGCACATCCCGGATCTTGGCGTTGCCGGCCCACTCGTGGTCGGCGAGGTCGCCGATCACCTCGTGGCGGACGGTCGCCTCGGGGTCGAGGGAGTCGTGCTGGGTGAGGACGCCGAGCCGCAGCCCGCCGGAGTGGGTGACCCGGCCGGTGTCGGGTTCCTCCAGCCTGGCCAGCATCCGGATCATGGTCGTCTTGCCGTCGCCGTTGCGGCCGACGACACCGATGCGGTCCCCCTCGGAGACGCCGAGCGAAATCCCGTCCAGCAGCGCACGGGTGCCGTACACCTTGCTGACGTTCTCGACATTGACCAGATTGACGGCCATTTTGCTCCTGCCCGGTGGATCGATCAGCTTTCCAGCCTAGGCCCTGCCGGGGGACGGCCGTGACGCGAGGAGATGGTCACCCTTTGTGATGACGTGATCGGAATGGGGCGACTACCGTGGAGGACAGGCCGCAGGATCCCGTCCATGGGAGGACTCATGACCGCCGAGCCCGCAGAGCACCGCCGCTGGCCGGTGCCGCCTCCGGACGGCTGGACCGTGGACGACCTGTTCACCCTGCCTGATCTCCCGCCGCACACAGAGCTGATCGACGGGAGCCTGATCTTCGTGAGTCCGCAGCGCCGCTTCCACTTCCTGGTGATCGACCTGCTGGTCCAGGGACTGCGCGCCTGCCTGGGCCCGCAGTTCAGTGTCGAGCGCGAGATGACGGTGGTCCTCGACCGGCGGAACGGCCCCGAACCGGATGTCAGCGTGGTGCGGGCCGATGCGGTGACCGGGCTGGACCAGACGTGCTTCCACGCCAAGGACGTGCTTCTCGCCGTGGAGGTCGTCTCCCCCGACTCGGAAGCCCGCGACCGCATGTACAAGCCGCACAAGTACGCCGTCGCCGGGATTCCGAACTTCTGGCGCGTCGAGCAGGACGGCCTCACCGGCCGGCCCGTGGTGCATGTCTACGAACTCGACCTCGCGACGATGTCGTACGTGCACCTGGGCCGGCAGAGCGACCGGGTCAAGGTGGACAAGCCGGCTCCCGTCGACATCGATCTGACCACGGTCGGCCCGCGCCCCTGACGCCTCAGAGAGCCGTCACCCCCGGCACCGGCCCCACCGCTGTGCGCACCGTGCGGCAGGCGGGTGCGGATGCCAGGGCCTCGGCGACCTTCTGGGCGCCGGCCGCGTCGCGGACGAGGAACGCCGTGGTGGGGCCCGAGCCGGAGACGAGCGCGGTGAGCGCCCCGGCCGCGCGCCCGGCGTCCAGGGTGTCCGCCAGCTCCGGGAAGAGGGAGAGCGCGGCGGGCTGGAGGTCGTTGGAGACGGCGGCGGCGAGCGCGTCCGGGTCACCCTTCGCGAGGGCGGCGAGCAGCGGCTCGGAGGCGATGGGCTCGGGGACGCGGGTGCCCTCGGCGAGCCGGTCGAACTCGCGGAAGACGGCGGGCGTCGACAGCCCACGCGTGGCCATCGCGAACACCCAGTGGAAGGTGCCGCCGACGTCGAGGGGGCGCAGCTTCTCCCCGCGCCCGGTGCCGAGGGCCGCCCCGCCGACCAGGCTGAACGGCACGTCGCTGCCCAGCTCGGCGCAGATGTCGAGGAGTTCCTCGCGGGTGGCGCCGGTCCCCCACAGGGTGTCGCAGGCGAGCAGGGCCCCCGCGCCGTCCGCGCTGCCGCCCGCCATGCCGCCCGCGACGGGGATGTCCTTGGCGATGTGCAGATGGACGTCGGGCGTGCGGCCGTACCGCTCGGCGAGGGCGATGGCGGCGCGGGCGGCGAGGTTGGTGCGGTCCAGCGGGACCTGCGCGGCGTCGGGGCCGTCACAGGTGACGCGCAGCCCGTCCGGCGACGGGATGGCGGTCACCTCGTCGTAGAGGCCGACGGCGAGGAAGACGTTGGCCAGGTCGTGGAAGCCGTCGGGGCGGGCGGCGCCCACCGCGAGCTGGACGTTGACCTTGGCGGGGACGCGGACGGTGACGCTCACTGCTGGCCCTGCTCCTCATGTCCGGCGCCCTTGTCTCCGGCGTCCTTGTTCTCGGCGATGCGCGCGAACTCCTCGACGGTCAGCGACTCGCCGCGGGCCTGCGGGGAGACGCCGGCCGCGACCAGGGCGGCCTCGGCGGCGGCCGCGGAACCGGCCCACCCGGCGAGGGCGGCGCGCAGCGTCTTGCGACGCTGGGCGAAGGCGGCGTCGACGACGGCGAAGACCTCGCGCCGGGACGCGGTGGTCTTCAGCGGGTCCGTGCGGCGCATCAGCGACACCAGTCCGCTGTCGACGTTCGGCGCGGGCCAGAAGACGGTGCGGCCGATGGCGCCGGCCCGCTTGACCTCGGCGTACCAGTTGGCCTTGACCGAGGGGACGCCGTACACCTTGGAGCCGGGGGCGGCGGCGAGGCGGTCGGCGACCTCGGACTGCACCATCACCAGCGTGCGCTCGATGCTCGGGAAGGTCTCGAGCATGTGCAGCAGCACCGGGACGGCCACGTTGTAGGGGAGGTTCGCGACGAGCGCCGTCGGGGGCGGTCCCGGCAGCTCGGTGACGTGCATCGCGTCGGAGTGGACCAGCGCGAACCGGTCGGCGCGGTCGGGCATGCGGGCCGCGACGGTGGCGGGCAGCGCGCCGGCCAGCACGTCGTCGATCTCGACGGCGGTGACCCGGTCGGCGGCCTCCAGCAGGGCGAGCGTGAGGGAACCGAGCCCCGGGCCGACCTCGACGACCACGTCGTCGGGGCGGACCTCCGCGGTGCGGACGATACGGCGGACGGTGTTCGCGTCGATGACGAAGTTCTGGCCGCGCTGCTTGGTGGGGCGCACACCGAGGGCGGCCGCCAGTTCACGGATGTCGGCGGGGCCCAGGAGGGCGTCGGGGGTGGGGCTGCTCACCCGACCAGGGTACGGGGCTCCGTAGGGCCTGATCGCCGCAGCCGGTCCGGCGGCCCGCACCGCCCGCCACGGCCGGGGTCGGCGGGGCCGCCCGACTGCCACCGCCGGGCCAGCGCGTCCGACCCGGTCGCCACAGCCGGGGCCGAGGGGTCCGGGCCCTTCGCCACAGCGGGACCGGGGGGGGCGGCCCGACCGCCGCAGCCGGTCCGCCGCGTCCGGCCCGGTCGCCACAGCCGGGGCCGACGGGTCCGGGCCGGTCACCGCAACCGGGACCGGGGGTCCGGGCCGGGCGCCGCAGCGGGTCCGCCGCGGCCGGGCCGGGCGCCGCGGCCGGGCCGGTGGCCCGTGCCCGGCGCGGGTCTCATCCGTGCAGGCGCTGCCCGCAGTGCGGCCATGGGCTGGTGCCCTGGCGGACGTACAGCTTTTTGGCGCGCATGGTCTGCTCGGCGGGCGGCGCGTCCTGGGGGCGGCCCCGGCCGCCGAGGCGCTGCCAGGTCTCGGTGTCGAACTGGTACAGCCCGCCGTAGGTCCCCGAGGAGTCGACCGCGTCGGGGCGGCCGCCGGACTCGCAGGCCGCGAGCCCCTCCCAGTTCAGCCGGCCCGTCGAGTCCGTGGAGACGGGCAGCGGCTTGGTGCCGACCTTGACGATCTGCGTCTCCGGCCGGCGGATCACCTCCGTGCCGGTGCGGCGCGGCTTCTGCCGTACGCCGTTGACGGTGCGGGTGGTGTAGGTGATGCGGCGCAGGCCCGGCCGGCCCGGGCGCTCGACGACCTCCGTGCCCCGGAACACCGCGGGGTCCTCGACCCGGCGTACGTCGAAGGGGATCACCTCGTCACGGATCTCCCGGCCGCCGGTGATCCGCAGCACGGTCACCGCCTGCCCGTCGCGCGGGAAGTCCTCGGCCCGCGCCGAGGTGGTGTCGTCGCCGCGCAGGGTGATGCCGGCCTGCTCGACGACCTCGGCGACGGTCGCGGCGTTGGTGCGGACGGTGCGGGCGCGGCCGTCCGCGAGGACCGTCACCGCGCGTTCGGTGCGCACGTCCAGCGTGAGCCCCTCCCGTCCGATGCGCTTCGAGCGCGGCACCGACACATACGCGCCCTCGGTGCGCACACCGAGCTTCCGCAGCGCCGCCTCGACGGTGTGCGCGGTCGTCCACACCTCGCGCGGGCGGCCGTCGAGGGTGAGCCGCAGGGGCCGCCCGTGGCGCACCACGACCTCGTCGCCGCTCTCCAGCGCCGAGCCCGCCGGCGGATCCACCACATCGTGGGCGCCGACCTCGACGCCCTGGTCGTCGAGGAGGTCGCCCACGTCGTCGGCGAACGTGTGCAGGGTGCGCGGGGCGCCGTCGACGGTCAGCTCGACAGCCTTGTCGTTGGCGACGAAGGCGCTGGTGCCGCCCGCCAGGAACGCGACGACCAGGGCCTGCGGGACCAGCCGGCGCATGGGCCCCTCGACCCGCTCGACGGTCCGGCCGCGACGGCGGTGCGCGGCCCGCCGCCCGGTCCGGTGGTCCGCGCCGGGCGCGTACGCCCCTTCGGCCACCTCGTACGCCGGGCGGTAGGTGTCCGCGTACGCCTCAGGACCGCCGTACCCGCTCTCGTGACGGTCCGTGTACGGCTCGAAGGCGGCCGGCGTGCCGTACGCGACCGTGGGAGCGGTGTACGGGTCGAAGCCGCCGTACCCCGGGGGGTACGGGGACGGGCTCGGTCCATACGTCTCGAACTGCGCGTTGCTCACGACGACGCTCCAGCGGAGGGGTCCGTTCAGGGCCACCAGAACCTAGCGGAGCGCCGGGCGGTCACCAAGGCGACGCGGCTACGCACCGTAATTTTTACGGGCGTTGGGAGCCGGGAGGGCCGTCGGCGGGGTGTCAGCGCGGGTAGGAGAAGGCGCGTGCCGTGTTCGATCCCAGGGCCGCGGCCAGCGTGTCCTCGTCGATGCCGCGCACCTCGGCCATGGCCCGCACCGTGATCGGAACGAGATACGGGGCGTTGGGCCGTCCGCGGTACGGGGCCGGGGTGAGGAAGGGCGCGTCGGTCTCCACGAGGAGCAGTTCCAGCGGGGCGACGGCGACCGCGTCCCGCAGGTTCTGGGCGTTCTTGAAGGTGACGTTCCCGGCAAAGGACATGAAGTATCCGGCGCGGGCGCAGATCTCCGCCATCTCGGCGTCGCCGGAGTAGCAGTGGAAGACGGTCCGCTCGGGGGCGCCCTCCTCCTTCAGCACGCGCAGGACGTCGGCGTGGGCGTCGCGGTCGTGGATGACGAGGGCCTTGCCGTGCCGCTTGGCGATCTCGATGTGGGCGCGGAAGGACGCCTCCTGCGCCTCCATGCCCTCGGGCCCGGTGCGGAAGTAGTCCAGTCCCGTCTCGCCGACGCCCTTCACCTGCGGCAGCGCGGCGAGCCGGTCGATCTCGGCGAGGGCCTCGTCGAGCGCCGCCGCGCCCCCGGGCTCGCGCGCCCCCTGCCGGGACCAGCCGTCGGGGTCGCCGTGCACGATGCGAGGCGCCTCGTTGGGGTGCAGGGCGACGGCCGCGTGGACGGCGTCGTACGCCGCCGCCGTCTCGGCCGCCCACCGCGAGCCGCGCACGTCGCAGCCGACCTGCACGACGGTGGTCACCCCGACGGAGGCCGCCTTCGCCAGGGCGTCCTCCACGCTGCCCGACTGCATGTCGAGATGGGTGTGCGAGTCGGCGACCGGCACCCGCAGGGGTTCCGGGGCGGGCGGAGCGGCGTGCTTGTCGGCGGCGTTCGAAGGCATGTCCCGATCCTACGGAAGGGGCCTGCCGGGCCGGCCGGGCGGCGGGGTCAGCCGGCCTTGCGGTGGAAGACGTGCAGGAGGTCGGAGAGGTGCCGGTGATGCGGCGCCTCACCGGGCTGTGCGGGCACCACCGGGGCCGGGGCGGGGGCGGGCCGGTGCAGGGAGTTCTGCACGGAGGCCACTTGCCCGGCGCGCATGATGCGCACCACATGCCCGTCGCAGTTGCGGCAGACGGGCCGGCTCAGCGGCGACGGCACGACCCGGCCGTCGGCCACGTACCGGACGGACTCCCGACCGTCCGCGTCCCGCTCGTGCTCGATCGCGTACGACTGCTCCCAGCCGTGCCCGCAGCGCATGCACGCGAACGAGTACGACTCGTGGACGGCGGCGGTGGCAGCACCGGGAAGGCCCGGTATCCGCTGTGCGCTCTCACTCATGCCGGCTCCTGTGGTCCGCAGGGCTGGGACGATCGACGCCCCACGACCAGTGGACTCCCGGCCGGACATGAACGCACGGCATCTGTCCACTGTTGGCGGCGAATTGGCCGTTCCTTGCCGAAAGGCCCGAGTCGCTTTACCCCGGCATGGGGCGCCCGCGCCCAGCGGTGTACGCCCTGCTCACACCACCTTCACGCGCCCGCGTTCTTCGCCGCCACGACGGCGTCGAACACCTCCCGCTTGGGCACGCCCGCCTCGGCCGCGACCGCCGCGATCGCCTCCTTGCGCCGCTCGCCCGCCTCCTCGCGGATGCGGACCCGGCGCACGAGCTCGGCCGCGTCGATCTCCTCGCCGCCCTTGTCCGGCGCACCCTCGACGACGACGGTGATCTCGCCGCGCACACCCTCGGCGGCCCAGGCCGCCAGCTCCCCGAGGCCGCCGCGCTTGACCTCCTCGTACGTCTTCGTCAGCTCCCGGCACACGGCGGCCCGCCGCTCGGGCCCGAACACCTCGGCCATCGCGGCGAGGGTGTCGTCGAGCCGGTGCGGGGCCTCGAAGTACACGAGCGTGCGCCGCTCCCCGGCGACCTCCTTCAGCCGCGACAGCCGCTCCCCCGCCTTGCGCGGCAGGAACCCCTCGAAGCAGAACCGGTCCACGGGCAGCCCGGACAGGGCCAGCGCGGTCAGCACGGCGGACGGGCCGGGCACGGCGGTGACCCGGATGTCCTTCTCCACCGCCGCCGCGACCAGCCGGTACCCCGGGTCCGACACGGACGGCATCCCCGCGTCGGTGACCAGCAGCACCCGCGAGCCCTCCAGCAGCGCCTCGACCAGTTCGGGGGTGCGCGCCGACTCGTTGCCCTCGAAGTACGACACGACCCGGCCGGACGGCTGCACGCCCAGCGCCTGGGTGAGGCGCTTCAGCCGCCGGGTGTCCTCGGCGGCGACCACGTCCGCGCCGGCCAGTTCCTCCGCGAGCCGGGGCGGGGCGTCCTGGACGTCGCCGATGGGGGTGCCTGCCAGTACAAGGGTTCCTGTCACGTTTCCAGTCTCGCAGGGCGCATCCGCGCGACTGTCACAGACGTGTTCCCTACGATGGCGCGGTGACCAGTACCGCGTCCTCCACGGACACCCGGCAGGGCCAGGCATCGCACGAGCAGCGGCCGTCGTGGCAGCAGCGGCTGCGCCGATTCGGCTACTCCGCCGCGCCCCGCGGCGACGTACGCGACCAACTCGTGCCGCCGTACGTGAAGCCCAGCCCGCGGATGTGGCAGTTCCTCGGCGCCTCGGGTCCGCTCGCCGACCGGATCACACGCTGGTCCGGCTGGGGCGGCCCGCTGCTGGTGACGCTGCTTGCGGGCGTGCTGCGCTTCTGGCACCTGGGCAGCCCGAAGGCGGTGATATTCGACGAGACGTACTACGCCAAGGACGCCTGGGCGCTGATCCACCGCGGTTTCGAGGTCAGCTGGGACAAGAACGCCAACAAGTCCGTCCTGGAGCTGGCCGACAAGGTGCCGATCCCGACGGA containing:
- a CDS encoding TatD family hydrolase, producing the protein MPSNAADKHAAPPAPEPLRVPVADSHTHLDMQSGSVEDALAKAASVGVTTVVQVGCDVRGSRWAAETAAAYDAVHAAVALHPNEAPRIVHGDPDGWSRQGAREPGGAAALDEALAEIDRLAALPQVKGVGETGLDYFRTGPEGMEAQEASFRAHIEIAKRHGKALVIHDRDAHADVLRVLKEEGAPERTVFHCYSGDAEMAEICARAGYFMSFAGNVTFKNAQNLRDAVAVAPLELLLVETDAPFLTPAPYRGRPNAPYLVPITVRAMAEVRGIDEDTLAAALGSNTARAFSYPR
- the rsmI gene encoding 16S rRNA (cytidine(1402)-2'-O)-methyltransferase; the encoded protein is MTGTLVLAGTPIGDVQDAPPRLAEELAGADVVAAEDTRRLKRLTQALGVQPSGRVVSYFEGNESARTPELVEALLEGSRVLLVTDAGMPSVSDPGYRLVAAAVEKDIRVTAVPGPSAVLTALALSGLPVDRFCFEGFLPRKAGERLSRLKEVAGERRTLVYFEAPHRLDDTLAAMAEVFGPERRAAVCRELTKTYEEVKRGGLGELAAWAAEGVRGEITVVVEGAPDKGGEEIDAAELVRRVRIREEAGERRKEAIAAVAAEAGVPKREVFDAVVAAKNAGA
- a CDS encoding 4-(cytidine 5'-diphospho)-2-C-methyl-D-erythritol kinase, which codes for MSVTVRVPAKVNVQLAVGAARPDGFHDLANVFLAVGLYDEVTAIPSPDGLRVTCDGPDAAQVPLDRTNLAARAAIALAERYGRTPDVHLHIAKDIPVAGGMAGGSADGAGALLACDTLWGTGATREELLDICAELGSDVPFSLVGGAALGTGRGEKLRPLDVGGTFHWVFAMATRGLSTPAVFREFDRLAEGTRVPEPIASEPLLAALAKGDPDALAAAVSNDLQPAALSLFPELADTLDAGRAAGALTALVSGSGPTTAFLVRDAAGAQKVAEALASAPACRTVRTAVGPVPGVTAL
- a CDS encoding Uma2 family endonuclease codes for the protein MTAEPAEHRRWPVPPPDGWTVDDLFTLPDLPPHTELIDGSLIFVSPQRRFHFLVIDLLVQGLRACLGPQFSVEREMTVVLDRRNGPEPDVSVVRADAVTGLDQTCFHAKDVLLAVEVVSPDSEARDRMYKPHKYAVAGIPNFWRVEQDGLTGRPVVHVYELDLATMSYVHLGRQSDRVKVDKPAPVDIDLTTVGPRP
- a CDS encoding resuscitation-promoting factor, coding for MSNAQFETYGPSPSPYPPGYGGFDPYTAPTVAYGTPAAFEPYTDRHESGYGGPEAYADTYRPAYEVAEGAYAPGADHRTGRRAAHRRRGRTVERVEGPMRRLVPQALVVAFLAGGTSAFVANDKAVELTVDGAPRTLHTFADDVGDLLDDQGVEVGAHDVVDPPAGSALESGDEVVVRHGRPLRLTLDGRPREVWTTAHTVEAALRKLGVRTEGAYVSVPRSKRIGREGLTLDVRTERAVTVLADGRARTVRTNAATVAEVVEQAGITLRGDDTTSARAEDFPRDGQAVTVLRITGGREIRDEVIPFDVRRVEDPAVFRGTEVVERPGRPGLRRITYTTRTVNGVRQKPRRTGTEVIRRPETQIVKVGTKPLPVSTDSTGRLNWEGLAACESGGRPDAVDSSGTYGGLYQFDTETWQRLGGRGRPQDAPPAEQTMRAKKLYVRQGTSPWPHCGQRLHG
- a CDS encoding PQQ-binding-like beta-propeller repeat protein, with product MSQPPNQPPQGGFGAPQDPRQGGFGAPQQPQPDGAPQTPPPPQGAPQTPPPPQTPPQPPAGPPQPGYGYPQQPPQPQQQQPGPYASGPYGQPPQQPGPYGYPQQPGPYGQPPQGYGQPGQPQFPGAPGTPPGGSRNPFKGKPALAVVAAVAALAVIGGTVWAVTSGDDGPKKPVAQKTDDPKGSASPSGDDGGDDGGSAGGADPDNLNGGRQAGEAKVLWYQAAPDAPGSGADAPGMWITDTTAVKAAYKQVFGYRVADGKAAWDPISFPEKICSVTAQKSSDDKVVVAYMSGSSDRAKCNQLQQIDLNSGAKGWKGTVAEGGLFDTTLKVEMSITGKTLMVGRSQSGTAYDVGTGKKMWDKQRYGDKCFPDAFAGGEKLIGVASCDAGGSGEHDEIQVLDPATGKAKWTRKIDGGWRVARVFSVDPLVVYSTNKDKKTWNISTFDSASGKRRSQVSVDLEIGAECGWAILERALQGCGGVVADDDTLYMPTKAIAAANEIVAISLDSGKEKWRAKSPAEETMLPVKVEDGKLVAYVTPSYDAGGQVVAIPLSGGDHDPEKLLQNPAGAARIENGFFSKAYDWVDGRFYLSSTRLSGRDDAKEKLILAYGK
- a CDS encoding ABC-F family ATP-binding cassette domain-containing protein, which produces MAVNLVNVENVSKVYGTRALLDGISLGVSEGDRIGVVGRNGDGKTTMIRMLARLEEPDTGRVTHSGGLRLGVLTQHDSLDPEATVRHEVIGDLADHEWAGNAKIRDVLTGLFGGLDLPGFPQGLDTVIGPLSGGERRRIALAKLLIEEQDLIVLDEPTNHLDVEGIAWLAEHLRNRRSALVCVTHDRWFLDQVCTRMWDVQRGVVHEYEGGYSDYVFARAERERIAATEEVKRQNLVRKELAWLRRGAPARTSKPRFRVEAANELIADVPPPRDSSELMKFASSRLGKTVFDLEDVTVQAGPKVLLKHVTWQLGPGDRIGLVGVNGAGKTSLLRALAEAAYSEGETQPAAGRIRVGKTVKLAYLSQEVAELDPEWRVLQAVQQVRERVDLGKGREMTAGQLCETFGFSKEKQWTPVGDLSGGERRRLQLLRLLMDEPNVLFLDEPTNDLDIETLTQLEDLLDGWPGSMIVISHDRFFVERTTDRVFALLGDSTLRMLPRGIDEYLERRHRMEAQAAAAASVPAVEKAVPERSAADQRAAKKELQRIERQLDKLSERETELHAQIAENATDFAKVAELDAELRDLATQRDELELRWLELAEDA
- the rsmA gene encoding 16S rRNA (adenine(1518)-N(6)/adenine(1519)-N(6))-dimethyltransferase RsmA; its protein translation is MSSPTPDALLGPADIRELAAALGVRPTKQRGQNFVIDANTVRRIVRTAEVRPDDVVVEVGPGLGSLTLALLEAADRVTAVEIDDVLAGALPATVAARMPDRADRFALVHSDAMHVTELPGPPPTALVANLPYNVAVPVLLHMLETFPSIERTLVMVQSEVADRLAAAPGSKVYGVPSVKANWYAEVKRAGAIGRTVFWPAPNVDSGLVSLMRRTDPLKTTASRREVFAVVDAAFAQRRKTLRAALAGWAGSAAAAEAALVAAGVSPQARGESLTVEEFARIAENKDAGDKGAGHEEQGQQ